A stretch of DNA from Myxococcota bacterium:
ACTCGGGCGCAGGCCGCTATCAGCCAATGAGCGAAATCAACGTCACGCCCTTGGTAGATGTTATGTTGGTGCTGTTAATCATATTCATGGTCACAGCGCCGATGATGACCTCAGGGTTAGACCTGCAGCTTCCAGAAGCAGCTTCGCAGCAAATCGAAGGCGCAGACAACAAGCTCACGCTCAGTTTGGGCGCCGATCGCCGCATTATGCTGGGAGACAAGGAGCTGAGACTGGACCAACTACCAGAATCTCTAAAAGCGTCCAAAGAAATACAACTCCAGGCCGACCAAAGTCTGCCTTACGGTTATGTCGTTAAAATCATGGGTATTCTTAAGTCAAACGGCGTTGAAAACATTAGTTTAGTTACGCAGCCTCCCGGAGAGGGCGTTGAATAGTTTTCGCAAAGCATTTATTGCAAGCTTAGGCCTCCATAGTGCCTTGGCATTATTGTATCTTTTTTTCAGCGTCTATGAGCCTCCATTCAAGCCGCCTAAAACCATCATTCAAGTCAGTCTGGCTAAGTTGGGTCAAAAACGGGAAGAAAAATTACTGCCTCGCATCGATGCCGCCCCTCCTCCACCCGCGCCGAAGCACACACCTGCCCCGCCCAAGCCGACCACCAAGAAGATTGCCAAGGCGAAGCCAAATACGAACCCTTTAGACATTTTAAAAAAGCGCTTTGGCAAGCCTGACTTTTCTGGCAATCCAGCGGGTCATGCGAGAGGCAGTTCTATCAACAGCGAGCTAGCTGATTCTTATGAACTACAGGTCGTTGAGCTTCTGCGCGAAAATTACGAGATTCCGAGAATTATCAGTGACAGAGAAGCAAAAAAACTAAAACTGCTCGTTAGGCTTTGGATAGATGCCAAAGGCAAGTTGGTTAAAATCAAGGTTCAAGACCCTTCCAGAAACGGGCGCTTCGACGAAGCGGTCATGCAAGGCAGCAGGCGTATCTCGTCTTTCGGCGCACCGCCGTTAACAATGGCTCGCAAATATAAGACGGACGGTTTATTAATCGAGTTCTGTCCGATGGAGTGTTCATGAAATTTGTATTTTTTCTATTATCGGGCCTTTTGATGGCTCAAAGCTCGCTGCGGGTTGAAAAAGCACGCTTTCGCCCGTTTGAGATTGCTATTTCTGGTCAAGCTGAATTGGCCAGTGTGGTCTTAAACGATTTGGAACTCTCCGGCGTATTTCGCAGCGCCATGCCAGCGATTGCCGAGGGCACGGTGAAGATTCAATCCAGTGCTAAAGAAACGACTGCTTTGGTAAATAACAAGCAGCTTTTCAAATATAAACAGCCAGCCTCTAGACAGCTCGGTCATCAAATTGCTGGTGATGTTTACAAATTTTTTACTGGCGAAAAATCTTTTTTTGGCTCGCAAATAGCCGCATCAAAAATGACGCCTCAAGGCAAACAAATCGTTTTGATGGATTTTGATGGTAATGGCGAAAGACAGGTTACCAAGGCCTCCAGCATTAATATTCTGCCCACCATCACGCCCACCGGCAAAGAAATCTACTTCACCAGCTTTATCAATAGAAATTCCGACCTGTTCTCCATCAAAACCGATGGCAGTGGTCTGAAAACGATTTCAAATCATAAAGGCCTGAACACCGGGACAGCATTTGCACCAAATGGCGCAAAAATGCTGATTACACTCTCTTTAGAAGGCAAAAGCGATATATACCAAACCGACTTACATGGACAAAACAAAATCCGCATCACTTCAGGTTATGGTTTAAACACCTCGCCTTCTTATAGTCCTGATGGCTCAAAAGTTGCCTTCGTCTCAAATCGTTCAGGTAATCCACAAGTTTATATCATGAACGCCAACGGCACTGGTGCTGAAAGAATCACCATGCAAGGTAAATATAACCAGGCTCCAAAATGGAGTTCCACCGGTGATTACATCGTATTCACAGCCAGAGATGAGTTCAATGTCTTTGATATTTTCCTGGTGGAAGTTAAAACGAAAAAAATTACCCGCGTCACTCAGGATCAAGGCAGCAACGAAGAAGCCGATTTCGCGCCGAATGGCCGCATGCTGGTTTTTTCGTCAACCCGCAGCGGCACCCGCGATTTGTTCGTTTCCAATCTAGATGGTAGCGTGCAGAAACAAATCACGCACGGCGGACGTTATTGGACACCAAGCTGGGGGCCCGCCCTTTAAGGAATTTATGGTGCAAACGATATCAACCAAACCGATTCATTCGCTTTTTAACCAAATTGCTCATCGATACGACTTACTCAACCGAATGTTGTCGTTTGGGCTCGATCAAGTTTGGCGCAGGAAGGTCATTACTTTTGTTCCGCAGGAGCCGAATCTAAAGGTCTTGGACTGCGCCACGGGTACGGCGGATTTGGCCCTAATGATGGCTCAACAAGCGCGCAATATTACCCAAGTGGTCGGGGTCGACATTGCCACTGACATGCTAAAGATTGGTCGAGAAAAAGTAGAGCGTGCTGGATTTACCGGATGCGTAGAACTTCAAGCCGGAGATGCGCATCATTTAGCCTTTGCTGACGCTAGCTTTGACTTGGTCACGGTCGCTTTCGGCCTGCGCAATATGCCCGGTCGCGAGCAAGCTTTGTCCGAGATGAAGCGTGTCTTAAAACCAGGTGGAAGACTTATTGTTCTTGAGTTTTCGATGCCTCGCAATTGGCTGATTCGCAAAGGCTACTTGGTTTATTTCAGGCACATCTTGCCGCGTATCGGCGGTCTGATTTCTGGAGACTACAAAGCGTACCAATATCTCAACCAATCGGTTGAAAACTTTGATGCCTCTGTTTTGAGTAATTTCTCCGCGCACCCTTTATCGATGGGAATTGCAACACTCTATGTCTCTGATTCAGTGGCTTGAAAACCAAGACGAATTCCCCAAGTTCTACTGGCGCTCCAGGGACACCGGTACAGAGATTGCTGCGGTTGGCGTTTTGGAAGAATACGAGCAGCCGCGCATTGGCAGCGTCGGATTTGTGCGTTTTGACAATGACAGAAGCAGCGATAAGCTTTGGTCGCCATTTGGTAAAAGCCGTTTTTGGAAACCAAGTAAGCTTCAACAAGCCATCACCCCTTGCCCACCCGCCCTTAACCAAACAGAGATTCAAGTAAAGCGCACGCAGCCGACGCCAGGTTGGAGCCAGGCGGTGCGAGAGATTTTGGACGTCATCCAGCAGGACTCACTGCAAAAAGCGGTACTCGCTCGCCACATGACCCTTTCACAAGCTGAGCCTGTTGACTCATTATCGCTTCTTGCCAAGCTGCAAAGCCAGATTCCGACGGCGTATCATTTTCTCTATGAACCCATGCCAGGGCTGGCATTTTTAGGGGCGTCGCCCGAGCAATTATTTAAACGACAAGGCAGCCAGCTAGAATCAGAAGCGCAAGCTGGCACCAAACCGCGCGCTGCCCCAGCCGATGATTTACTGAAAAACGACAAAGAATTGCGCGAGCATCAATGGGTCATTGACGACATCTTGAACCGCTTCCACGAGCTGTGCATTGATTATGGCGTCACCAACCGGCATGAGGTGATAAAACTCTCGCATGTGCAACATTTGCGTACTCGCATTCGTGGCATCCTGGCGCCTGGCATACAAGACGAGCAAATTTTAAAGGCCTTGCACCCAACCCCTGCGGTTTGCGGGTGGCCCAGAGAAGAAGCGTTTAAACTGCTCAGACAACTGGAAGATTTTGACCGCGGCTTTTATGCAGGCGCCATTGGGTATGCAGG
This window harbors:
- a CDS encoding ExbD/TolR family protein, yielding MAFQNLNSGAGRYQPMSEINVTPLVDVMLVLLIIFMVTAPMMTSGLDLQLPEAASQQIEGADNKLTLSLGADRRIMLGDKELRLDQLPESLKASKEIQLQADQSLPYGYVVKIMGILKSNGVENISLVTQPPGEGVE
- a CDS encoding TonB C-terminal domain-containing protein, with amino-acid sequence MYLFFSVYEPPFKPPKTIIQVSLAKLGQKREEKLLPRIDAAPPPPAPKHTPAPPKPTTKKIAKAKPNTNPLDILKKRFGKPDFSGNPAGHARGSSINSELADSYELQVVELLRENYEIPRIISDREAKKLKLLVRLWIDAKGKLVKIKVQDPSRNGRFDEAVMQGSRRISSFGAPPLTMARKYKTDGLLIEFCPMECS
- a CDS encoding translocation protein TolB; its protein translation is MKFVFFLLSGLLMAQSSLRVEKARFRPFEIAISGQAELASVVLNDLELSGVFRSAMPAIAEGTVKIQSSAKETTALVNNKQLFKYKQPASRQLGHQIAGDVYKFFTGEKSFFGSQIAASKMTPQGKQIVLMDFDGNGERQVTKASSINILPTITPTGKEIYFTSFINRNSDLFSIKTDGSGLKTISNHKGLNTGTAFAPNGAKMLITLSLEGKSDIYQTDLHGQNKIRITSGYGLNTSPSYSPDGSKVAFVSNRSGNPQVYIMNANGTGAERITMQGKYNQAPKWSSTGDYIVFTARDEFNVFDIFLVEVKTKKITRVTQDQGSNEEADFAPNGRMLVFSSTRSGTRDLFVSNLDGSVQKQITHGGRYWTPSWGPAL
- the ubiE gene encoding bifunctional demethylmenaquinone methyltransferase/2-methoxy-6-polyprenyl-1,4-benzoquinol methylase UbiE; its protein translation is MVQTISTKPIHSLFNQIAHRYDLLNRMLSFGLDQVWRRKVITFVPQEPNLKVLDCATGTADLALMMAQQARNITQVVGVDIATDMLKIGREKVERAGFTGCVELQAGDAHHLAFADASFDLVTVAFGLRNMPGREQALSEMKRVLKPGGRLIVLEFSMPRNWLIRKGYLVYFRHILPRIGGLISGDYKAYQYLNQSVENFDASVLSNFSAHPLSMGIATLYVSDSVA
- a CDS encoding isochorismate synthase, coding for MSLIQWLENQDEFPKFYWRSRDTGTEIAAVGVLEEYEQPRIGSVGFVRFDNDRSSDKLWSPFGKSRFWKPSKLQQAITPCPPALNQTEIQVKRTQPTPGWSQAVREILDVIQQDSLQKAVLARHMTLSQAEPVDSLSLLAKLQSQIPTAYHFLYEPMPGLAFLGASPEQLFKRQGSQLESEAQAGTKPRAAPADDLLKNDKELREHQWVIDDILNRFHELCIDYGVTNRHEVIKLSHVQHLRTRIRGILAPGIQDEQILKALHPTPAVCGWPREEAFKLLRQLEDFDRGFYAGAIGYAGEEDSEFAVAIRCAVIENSTLHLFGGAGIVPGSTPEHEWEEIENKIAFWRALL